TCCCGGCGCGCCCGCGGACCTCCTCACGGACGACTCCCGGCTCCGCCAGGTGCTGCGCAACCTCCTGTCGAACGCCGTCAAGTTCACCGAGCAGGGCGGCGTGGAACTGGCCATCGAACCCGCGGCCGACGACGAGGTGCCCGACGGCGTGATCCGCGGCGGCGCCGTCGTGGCCTTCCGCGTGAAGGACACCGGCATCGGCATCCCGGAACAGAACCTGGAGACCATCTTCGGGGCCTTCCAGCAGGCGGACGGCACGACGAGCCGCAAGTACGGCGGCACCGGCCTGGGCCTGTCCATCACGCGGGAGATCGCCCAGCTGCTCGGGGGCGCCGTGACGGTGCACAGCACACCCGGCCAGGGCAGCACGTTCACGCTCTTCCTGCCCGTGGCCCGCCCCGACTTCGAGGAGGTGCTCGGCCACCGCGGCACTCCGGAGCGGGCCGCGGCCGAGCTGCCCGAAGGCTCGTCCCGCCCGGTGCCGGTGCTCCAGACCGGGCCCGGGCCGCGGCCCCGGCGCCTGCTCGTCGTGGAGGAACGGCCCCGCGGCCTGCTGACCCTCGTCGCGGAGAGCGTCGTCGCCGACCTGACCCACGGCCGCGCCGACAGCGGGCAGCGGCCCGCCGTCGACATCATCACCGCCGTCGGCGCGCAGGAGGCGGCCGGTGCCCTCGCGGCCGAACCGTGCCACTGCGTCGTCCTGGAGCTGGGCATGCGCGACGCCGAGGCGTCCCGTTTCCTCCAGGCCCTGGAGGGCGACCCGGCGCTGGCGAGCGTCCCCGTCCTGGTGCACAGCAGCCACCCCGTGGACGTCTCCCTGGACGAGACGCTGCGGTCCCGCTCGGCGGGCGGGGCGCTGGAGTTCCTCTCCAGCCTCGACGAACTGCGCGAGCGCATCGCCCTGCACCTGTCCGCCGAGGAGCCCGGGGACGTGCTCTCCCTGGTCCGGCCCGAGGAACCGCAGCACCCGGCGCCGGACCTCCTCGACGAGGCGTCGGCCGGCCGCACCGTCCTCGTCGTCGACGACGACGCGCGGAACCTCTTCGCGCTCAGCGGGATCCTGGAACTGCACGGCTTCCGGGTGCTGCACGCCGAGAACGGGCGCAGAGGCATCGAGACACTGGTGAACAACCCGGACGTCGCGCTGGTGCTGATGGACGTGATGATGCCGGAGATGGACGGGTACACCGCGACGGCCGAGATCCGCAGGATGCCGCAGTACGCCGAGCTGCCCATCATCGCCGTCACGGCGAAGGCGATGCCCGGCGACCGGGAGAAGAGCCTCGCCTCGGGCGCCAGCGACTACGTCACCAAGCCCGTCGACACCCGCGACCTCATCGCCTGCGTCCGGCGCTGGCTGCCCGCATGAGGACACCGGCGCCCACCCCGCACACCCCCGGGCCGGGCGCCCCGCAGCGCCCGTCGTTCCGCGCCCCAGGGCGCTCCAGCCGAGGAGCATCCACACCGTGAGCATCTCCGAGCAGCCGCGTGAACCGGATCAGGGCGGTGAGCCCGAGCGCACCGCCGCCGGCCCGGCGTCCGCCGTCCCGCCGGTGACGTCCGGCGGGCCGTCGGCGACTCCCGACGAGCAGTGGCCGCTCGCCGACGGGCCGTTCGCCTCCCCCGACGGGCCGCTCCCGGACGTCGGCGGTGTCCCGCCCGCCTCCCCCGTGGGCCGGCTGGCGGCCACCGTCGAACGGCTCAGCCGGGAGGTGCGGGCGGCCCAGGCGGAGGCCGAGGGGCGGGCCCTGATCGAGCTAGCCAAGGGCGTCCTGGTCGAACGGCTGAAGTGCGGGCCCGTCCAGGCCGCCCGGCAGCTCGCCGAACTGGCCGAGCAGGCACGGGTCACCCCGCTGGAATTCGCCGTCGACGTCATCAACCAGGCCGCCCGCGACCGCATGTCCGAGGTGACGGACGCGTTCCTCGCCGCCACGAAGGCCGCCGACGCCGCGGAGTCCGAGTCGGCCGCCGTACGCCTGCGCGCCGCCGAGAGCGGCGTCCTGGCCGCGGACGACACCCAGGCCGTCGCCGACGCCCTGCTGGAGCAGGCGCTGCGCCCCCTCGGCGCGGTCGCCGTGGCCGTCTGGGCCGCGGGTTCCGACGGTTCGCTCACCCTGGCGGGCAGCGCCGGCTTCTCACCGGCCGAGGCCACGCGCTGGCGCTACGTCCCGCCGGACGTGGTGACCGTGGCGCGACGGGGCCTCATCGAGCGCGAGGGCCAGTGGATCACCTCCCTCGGGGAGACCGGACTGCCCAGCATCGGCCTGCACTACCACCCGGACGGCGGCAGGGTCGCCCTGCCCGCCGGCACCGGAGGGCGTATCCACGGCGTGCTGGAGATCGCCTGGCCGGCGCCCCTGACACCGCAGCCCCCGCAGGTCGTCCGCCAGGTGGAGGCCCTGGCCGAGCTGTGCGCCCACACGCTGGAGACGTACACGCCGCCGCAGGCAGGGGCCCAGGAGCCGCGCGTCCTGCCGGACGCCGCGGAGCTGATGGACCTGGCCGACGGCCTGCACGACCCCGCCCTGGTCCTGGTGCCCCACCTGGACGGCGACGGGCACCTGGCCGACTTCCGCATCCAGCACGTGAACAACCGCTTCCTGGACCCGGCCGGCCGGCCGCGGGCGGTCGTCAGCGGCGCGCTGCTGCTCGAGGCGTACCCGATGGCCGCCGGCGACAGCGAGCTGTTCCAGCGCGTCGAGCGGGTCTACGCCACCGGCGAGCCGTTCCGGGCCCGCCGGATGAACCTCACCGCCCTCGTCGACCAGGTCCCCCTCTCGGCGGTCGCCGACATCAGCATCAGCCGGCACGGCACCGCCGTCCTGCTGATCTGGCGCATCGAGGACGAGACGGCGCGCCTGGCGAGCCTGCTCCAGCACGCCCAGCGTCTCGGCCGCATCGGCGGTTTCGAGGAGAACGTGCTGACGGGTGAGATCACCTGGAACGGGCAGTTGTTCGACCTCTACGGGCGCCCGCAGTCGAGCACCCCGGTGCCCCTGGAGGAACTGCCGTCCCACGCCCACCCGGACGACGGCGTCTCCATCCGCCGCTTCCTGCGCACGCTGCTGCACCACCGGCGGCCGGCGGCCGCGGCCTTCCGGCTGCAGCGGCCCGACGGGGTGACCCGCCACATC
This genomic stretch from Streptomyces sp. Go-475 harbors:
- a CDS encoding SpoIIE family protein phosphatase, giving the protein MSISEQPREPDQGGEPERTAAGPASAVPPVTSGGPSATPDEQWPLADGPFASPDGPLPDVGGVPPASPVGRLAATVERLSREVRAAQAEAEGRALIELAKGVLVERLKCGPVQAARQLAELAEQARVTPLEFAVDVINQAARDRMSEVTDAFLAATKAADAAESESAAVRLRAAESGVLAADDTQAVADALLEQALRPLGAVAVAVWAAGSDGSLTLAGSAGFSPAEATRWRYVPPDVVTVARRGLIEREGQWITSLGETGLPSIGLHYHPDGGRVALPAGTGGRIHGVLEIAWPAPLTPQPPQVVRQVEALAELCAHTLETYTPPQAGAQEPRVLPDAAELMDLADGLHDPALVLVPHLDGDGHLADFRIQHVNNRFLDPAGRPRAVVSGALLLEAYPMAAGDSELFQRVERVYATGEPFRARRMNLTALVDQVPLSAVADISISRHGTAVLLIWRIEDETARLASLLQHAQRLGRIGGFEENVLTGEITWNGQLFDLYGRPQSSTPVPLEELPSHAHPDDGVSIRRFLRTLLHHRRPAAAAFRLQRPDGVTRHIRIVAEPVLDTDDRLLLVRGACQDISAQHWTEVALAATRDQLAHTEQQATERNRLTLQLQHAIMPPTQAPLQVSGLQVAVRYRPAETEQLVGGDWYDAVVLPSGFVLLCVGDVAGHGIEAATSMVVLRNALRGLAVTGAGPGQLLSWLNIVAHHLTGSVTATAVCGLYDPVRRTLRWARAGHLPPVLVRGSEAAPLPLVRGLLLGAVPEVAYEESEIQLAAGDTLLMYTDGLVERRDRPVEESLTHLLTTARTAPSTLDQQLDRLLTYSRSDTDDDTCLVGIRVG